The region GGTGCGACGCGAGCGCATGGAAGACTATGTGCGCCGCGATCCCTCTGGCAGTGTCCTGCGTCAGACTCGCTATCTGGAAACCTTGCCCGAGGGACTGTCTCATCCCATCTTGGAAATCCATGGGGATGACTACTTCCTGGATAACACCCGGGTCTTTCTCGTCCCCGAGGGTCACTATTTCATGATGGGTGACAACCGGGACAGCAGCCAGGACAGCCGCACGTCGGTCGGCTTCGTGCCCGCCGAAAATCTCGTGGGTCGGGCCGAGTTTCTGTTTTTCTCACATGACGGCTCGGCCGCGTTGTGGGAACCTTGGAAGTGGCCTCATGCCATCCGCTGGGATCGTTTCTTCCAGGCGATACACTGACCATGAGCACCAAAAACACGACGGCGGATCTGGCCTCGCTCCAGAACGTGCTGGGCCATCGCTTCACCGATGTGACTCTCCTCGACCGGGCCTTGACCCATCGCTCCCGCGAGGGACGGCCGTCGTATGAGCGCTTGGAGTTCCTGGGGGACCGGGTGTTGAGCTTGGTGGTCGCCGACCTCCTCTACACCCGCTTCCCCAACGAGGACGAGGGCGCCTTGGCCCGACGCCACGCTCACCTCGTGCGCCAAGACACGGTGGCGCGTGTGGCAAGCGCTCTTGGCCTGGGCGAGCGCATGCGCGTTGCGCGAGGCGAAGCCGACCTGGGGGCTCAGTCCAACCCCTCCTTGCTCTGTGATGTGTGCGAAGCGGTTCTGGGGGCCCTGTATCGCGATGGCGGCATGGAGCAGGCCCGGCGCGTGATCAGCCAATGGTGGTCGCCTTTGGTTGAGGAAGATCCCACCCCGCCGCGCGACGCCAAAACCGCCTTGCAGGAATGGGCCCAGGGACGAGGCCTGCCCCTGCCCGCCTACGATGAGGAAAGCCGGGAAGGCCCCGCCCACAAGCCCGTCTTTACCGTGCGGGTGTCCGTCCAGGGCCATGGGGCGGAAGCCGCCAGCGGCCCCTCCAAACGTATCGCCGAGCAGGCCGCTGCCCGATGTCTCCTTGAAAGGCTGACCCTTGATGTCTCCTGAAACCGCCTCTGCCGACGTGATGCGATGCGGCTTTACCGCCGTCATCGGCCCACCGAACGCGGGCAAAAGCACTTTGGTCAACCAGTTGGTGGGGGCCAAGGTCACCATCGTGACCCACAAGGCCCAGACCACCCGCTCGCGAGTCCGCGGTGTGATCGTGCGGGGGTCGTCCCAGGTGGTGTTGATCGACACCCCGGGTATTTTTAATCCACAAAAGCGCTTCGATCGGGCCATGGTCGCCGCCGCCTGGGAAGGCACCTTGGAAGCCGATCGCGTCTTGTTGGTGGTCGATGCCCGCAAAGGGCTGACCGACGGGGTCGTGGGCATCTTGGAACGCCTGAAGGACGCGGGGCGCCCGTGCCTGCTCGCCCTTAACAAGGTGGATGTGATCGAACGCCCGCGCCTCCTGGAGATCGCGGCCCAGTTTAACGCGGTCTTACCCTTCGAGCGCATTTTCATGATCAGCGCGCTCACCGGGAGCGGCTGCGAGGACATTTTGTCGTACCTCGCGGCCCACGCCCCGGAAGGCCCGTGGATGTTCGACGAGGACGATCTCTCCGACCTGTCGCAACGCCTGTTGGCCGCCGAGATCACGCGCGAAAAAGTCTACCTCCAGCTCCACGACGAACTCCCCTACGCCGCCGCCGTGGTCACGGAAACCTGGGAAGAGCGCGCGGATGGCTCGGTCCGCCTGGAACAACTCATCTTGGTGGAACGCGACACCCAGCGCGCCATCGTCCTGGGCAAGGGGGGCCAGCGCATCAAGGCTCTGGGGCAAGCCGCCCGCCGCGAGCTGATGGAAATCCTGGAACGCCCCGTGCACCTCTTCTTACACGTCAAGGTGAGCGAGCGCCTCTGGGAAGATCGGGAGCAGTACGCCGCTTGGGGCCTGGAGTACGATGTCTAACCTGAGCGGCGCCCCCCCCTCAATGCCCCCCCTTCGATGAACGTCACCGGCATTTTCCTCCTGTGGGGGGCGTTGGCCGTGGTCGGCTTCCTTGGGGCCCGGCGCCGCCGTCCCCTGCCCGTCTGGGCCCTGGCGGCGGCGGTGTTCACGGCGGCGCTGTGTCTTGTTTTGGGCTTGGTGTTGATTTTGCCATGACCGCCTGGGATGATGAGGGACTGGTGCTCTCGACCCGCCCCCTGGGTGAAACCGACACCATGGTGGTGATCCTCACCGCCGAGCATGGCCGCCACGCCGGCGCCCTGCCCGGCGGCCAGGGTCGGGTTTTGCGGCCGCAGACCCAGACCGGCACCGTGGTCCAGGTGACATGGCAAGCTCGGCTGGAAGAACACCTGGGCACGTGGCGCCTGGAGGCCTTGGAGAGTGTCGCTCCGCGCGTGCTCAACGACCGGGACCGGCTGGCCGCCTTGGCGTCTGTGTGTGCGCTGTGCGAGGTATTCTTGCCCGAGCGCGATCCCTTCCCCGAGGTTTTTGACGGACTGCGTCTGGTCCTGGGCCTCCTGGCCGAGGAAGAGGAGTTTTTGGTGTGGGCCGGGGCGCTGGCCTGTTTCGAGCGCGACCTGCTGGATGCCCTGGGCTTTGGCCTGGATCTGGAAAGTTGTGCCCTGACCGGGGCCCTTGAGGATCTTGCTTATGTATCGCCGCGCACCGGGCGGGCCGTCACCCGCGCGGCGGCGGGGCCGTGGATCGAGCGGCTGCTGGTGCTGCCCGCCTTTTTACGCGATGACAGCGTTCCCGAGACGCCCGAGGCGGTGGGCGCCGCCCTGACCTTGACCGGGCACTTCTTGGGCCGTGTCAGCGAGGTGCCCTTGCCCGAGGCTCGGACGCGTTTTGTGGGCCGCCTTGTGCGTTAAAAAAAGGCTGGGGAGGCTTGCCTCCCCAGACCCCTGCTTCCGTTCAGCCTTTATCGCGCAGGACCCGCGCCTTGTCGCGGTTCCATTCCCGCTCCTTTATTGCGTGGCGCTTGTCGTGGGCCTTGCGGCCCTTGGCAAGACCGAGCTGGACCTTGGCGTAGCCACGATCGCTGAAATACACCAACAGCGGAACCAAGGTCATGCCGTCGCGAGTGATGGCCGCCAACAGGCGCCGCGCCTCGCGCCGGTGGACCAACAGCTTGCGCGGCCGGCGGGTTTCGTGGGCGAACGCCTTCACCGCCTGGCGCCAGTCGGGAATATAGGCGTTGTAGAGGTAGAGGTCGCCATCCTTACCGGCGCCGGCAAACGCATCGGCGATGTTGGCCCGGCCGGTGCGCAAGGACTTGACCTCGGTTCCGGCAAGGACAAGCCCCGCTTCCAGGGTTTCCTCGATGGAATACTCATGGCGGGCGCGGCGGTTTTCCGCGACCCGACCATGGGAGATGAGGGTAGATCCGCCGCGCTCGGCCATGGCTGCCTCAGATCAGGCCCAGGTCGCGCATCGCCGCTTCAACGCGCTCGCGCGAAGAGGCGGCGATGGGCACCATGGGCAAACGGGTTTCGGCCGAGGCCCGGCCCAGCAGGCTGACGCCGTACTTGACCGGCCCCGGACTGGTTTCACAGAACATGACGGCATGGAGCGGCGCCAGCTTGTCGCGAAGGGCAAAGCAGGTCTCAAGGTCGCCGGTGCGCCATGCGCGCTGCATGTCGGCGCACAGACGCGGCGCGACATTAGAGGTCACCGAGATGCAGCCCACGCCACCCTGGGCCAGGAAGGCGGTGGCGGTGGCATCCTCGCCCGAGAGCTGGATGAACGAGGGGCCCAGGGCCACGCGGGTGGCGAGGGGGCGGGCCAGATCAGCGGTGGCATCCTTGACGCCCCGGATGTTGGGGAGATCGCGGACCAAGCGCTCCATGGTCTCCAGGCTCATGTCGATCACCGAGCGGCCCGGGATGTTGTAAACAATCACCGGCAAGCCATCGGCGGCCTCGGCCACGGCCTTGAAGTGCTGGTAGAGGCCTTCCTGGGTCGGCTTGTTGTAATAGGGCGTGACCACCAGCACGGCATCGGCCCCGGCCTTGACAGCAAAGCGGGTGAAGTCCATGGCCTCGGCGGTCGAGTTGGACCCCGCCCCTGCGATCACAGGAATTTTCCCTTTAGCCACCTCCACCGCCAGGGAGACAACGCGCTTGTGCTCTTCGTGGCTGAGCGTCGGCGACTCGCCG is a window of Pararhodospirillum photometricum DSM 122 DNA encoding:
- the dapA gene encoding 4-hydroxy-tetrahydrodipicolinate synthase: MLQGSITALITPFKDGAVDERAFQDFVAWQIAEGSDGIVPVGTTGESPTLSHEEHKRVVSLAVEVAKGKIPVIAGAGSNSTAEAMDFTRFAVKAGADAVLVVTPYYNKPTQEGLYQHFKAVAEAADGLPVIVYNIPGRSVIDMSLETMERLVRDLPNIRGVKDATADLARPLATRVALGPSFIQLSGEDATATAFLAQGGVGCISVTSNVAPRLCADMQRAWRTGDLETCFALRDKLAPLHAVMFCETSPGPVKYGVSLLGRASAETRLPMVPIAASSRERVEAAMRDLGLI
- the recO gene encoding DNA repair protein RecO; translated protein: MTAWDDEGLVLSTRPLGETDTMVVILTAEHGRHAGALPGGQGRVLRPQTQTGTVVQVTWQARLEEHLGTWRLEALESVAPRVLNDRDRLAALASVCALCEVFLPERDPFPEVFDGLRLVLGLLAEEEEFLVWAGALACFERDLLDALGFGLDLESCALTGALEDLAYVSPRTGRAVTRAAAGPWIERLLVLPAFLRDDSVPETPEAVGAALTLTGHFLGRVSEVPLPEARTRFVGRLVR
- the era gene encoding GTPase Era → MSPETASADVMRCGFTAVIGPPNAGKSTLVNQLVGAKVTIVTHKAQTTRSRVRGVIVRGSSQVVLIDTPGIFNPQKRFDRAMVAAAWEGTLEADRVLLVVDARKGLTDGVVGILERLKDAGRPCLLALNKVDVIERPRLLEIAAQFNAVLPFERIFMISALTGSGCEDILSYLAAHAPEGPWMFDEDDLSDLSQRLLAAEITREKVYLQLHDELPYAAAVVTETWEERADGSVRLEQLILVERDTQRAIVLGKGGQRIKALGQAARRELMEILERPVHLFLHVKVSERLWEDREQYAAWGLEYDV
- the smpB gene encoding SsrA-binding protein SmpB: MAERGGSTLISHGRVAENRRARHEYSIEETLEAGLVLAGTEVKSLRTGRANIADAFAGAGKDGDLYLYNAYIPDWRQAVKAFAHETRRPRKLLVHRREARRLLAAITRDGMTLVPLLVYFSDRGYAKVQLGLAKGRKAHDKRHAIKEREWNRDKARVLRDKG
- the rnc gene encoding ribonuclease III, with product MSTKNTTADLASLQNVLGHRFTDVTLLDRALTHRSREGRPSYERLEFLGDRVLSLVVADLLYTRFPNEDEGALARRHAHLVRQDTVARVASALGLGERMRVARGEADLGAQSNPSLLCDVCEAVLGALYRDGGMEQARRVISQWWSPLVEEDPTPPRDAKTALQEWAQGRGLPLPAYDEESREGPAHKPVFTVRVSVQGHGAEAASGPSKRIAEQAAARCLLERLTLDVS